The following proteins are co-located in the Shouchella hunanensis genome:
- a CDS encoding sigma-70 family RNA polymerase sigma factor: MDEAHTKRKQSVRLMIELFLKDRDHQQLFLTAQQYPTPMNQLALDDAFRRFFTRIKTVQYISRLIKGYSVDFDKRVRNQPLTVSIDEKQTDDGYSTFIGMIRAGDVLDDLEHALDEEGSTAELFADKYISQAFSQLNSMQQTILIYSYFYGYQNKEIALFLDASEQRISYNKKRALERLKSSVPKINEENEQ; the protein is encoded by the coding sequence GTGGATGAAGCCCATACAAAGAGAAAACAGTCCGTCCGATTAATGATTGAATTATTCCTAAAAGATCGTGACCATCAACAGCTTTTCTTAACGGCACAACAATACCCTACTCCAATGAATCAACTTGCACTTGATGATGCGTTTCGGCGTTTTTTCACGCGTATTAAAACGGTTCAATACATTAGTAGACTTATTAAAGGGTATTCAGTCGATTTTGATAAGCGTGTACGAAATCAACCTTTAACTGTTTCCATTGACGAAAAGCAAACAGATGATGGCTATTCTACTTTTATTGGAATGATTCGTGCCGGTGATGTTCTAGATGATCTTGAGCACGCATTGGATGAAGAAGGTTCTACTGCTGAATTATTTGCAGACAAGTATATTTCCCAAGCGTTTTCACAGCTTAATTCGATGCAGCAAACCATTTTAATCTATTCATACTTTTATGGCTATCAAAACAAAGAAATTGCCCTTTTCCTAGATGCATCAGAACAACGAATCTCATACAACAAAAAGCGCGCCCTTGAACGTTTAAAATCAAGCGTACCAAAAATAAATGAGGAGAATGAACAATGA
- the mgtE gene encoding magnesium transporter, with translation MDKLKTDRKRNEYKNEIVKHLVSRNLKAFRETFLELHPTDQVELFHEIERPLQKQVLLFLSPAEFADLFEGLDLEDQLIVFEGLSYQYAVSMFNTMSADDVADFLAEINTERADDILSSMDLEEAKRVEELMAYAPKTAGAIMTKEFVRLSVESSAKEVIAELRESAPDAETIYYLYVVDQQQKLAGVVSLRDLIIATPEMTVEDIMSTQVVSVSENEDQEDVARLIKEYDFLAVPVVTPEKRLVGIITVDDVIDVLEEETTEDFDEFAATRGATDLSLTAVTAARKRAPWLILLMFFGLITANIIGQFESTLEQVVLLAAFMPLIMGTAGNTGTQSLAVAVRGIATGSFDRGGVWKTVKRELGTGIILGLVCMVVLMGIIYVFYNGDFILAFTVGFSLFAALSVAAVIGATVPVAINKLKIDPAVASGPFITTLNDIISLMIYFTIATTLLDQLL, from the coding sequence ATGGATAAATTAAAGACTGACCGGAAACGGAATGAATATAAAAACGAAATTGTAAAGCATCTAGTTTCAAGAAATCTTAAGGCTTTCAGAGAAACCTTTTTAGAGCTCCACCCAACGGACCAAGTTGAATTGTTTCACGAAATTGAGCGTCCTCTTCAAAAACAAGTGTTGTTATTTCTTAGTCCAGCTGAATTCGCCGACCTATTTGAAGGGTTAGATTTAGAAGATCAGCTTATTGTTTTTGAAGGATTAAGCTATCAATATGCCGTTTCCATGTTCAATACGATGTCAGCCGATGATGTTGCTGACTTTTTAGCGGAAATTAATACGGAGCGCGCTGATGATATTTTAAGCTCAATGGATTTAGAAGAAGCGAAGCGCGTAGAGGAATTAATGGCTTACGCACCGAAAACTGCCGGTGCGATTATGACAAAAGAATTTGTACGCTTATCGGTAGAATCTTCTGCTAAAGAGGTTATTGCTGAACTACGAGAAAGCGCACCCGATGCAGAAACAATTTACTACTTGTATGTCGTTGATCAACAGCAGAAACTTGCTGGTGTCGTTTCGCTTCGTGACCTCATTATTGCGACACCAGAAATGACGGTGGAGGACATTATGAGCACACAAGTGGTATCCGTAAGTGAGAACGAAGATCAAGAAGACGTTGCTCGATTAATTAAGGAATATGACTTTCTTGCGGTACCTGTTGTAACGCCTGAAAAGCGACTTGTCGGTATCATTACCGTCGATGACGTCATTGATGTACTAGAAGAAGAAACAACAGAGGATTTCGATGAATTTGCCGCAACACGAGGGGCGACGGATTTATCTTTAACTGCGGTAACCGCTGCAAGAAAGCGTGCACCTTGGCTTATTTTGCTCATGTTTTTTGGTTTGATTACAGCAAATATTATTGGTCAATTTGAATCGACTTTGGAACAAGTGGTACTGCTTGCTGCATTTATGCCGCTCATTATGGGTACAGCAGGAAATACAGGAACGCAGTCTCTAGCAGTTGCGGTACGTGGTATTGCAACAGGCTCATTTGACCGAGGCGGTGTATGGAAAACAGTAAAAAGAGAACTTGGAACAGGGATTATACTCGGTCTTGTTTGTATGGTTGTGTTGATGGGCATTATTTATGTGTTTTACAACGGTGATTTTATTTTAGCATTTACTGTTGGGTTCTCTCTTTTCGCAGCTTTAAGTGTGGCAGCAGTGATCGGAGCAACTGTTCCTGTCGCCATTAACAAATTAAAGATTGATCCAGCCGTGGCCTCAGGTCCTTTTATTACAACGCTAAACGATATTATTAGTTTAATGATTTATTTTACAATCGCAACGACACTTCTTGACCAGCTATTATAA
- a CDS encoding nitroreductase, whose amino-acid sequence MKKWTRLFHKESQPVKKENPVPPAVQKFGTDKDDDEFYQAIENRRSIYVLSKDTVQGDFDILNLIELSIRSMPTNEHALSARMVLLLHDEHDAFWQLTQERMKSIMDYADFTDTQAKLEMFEHAYGTILFFDDQETFSTTYTKSIAGQYNGMLQYLIWVTLETKGFGASLQHYNPMINEAIKKRWDLPNNWNLVAQMPFGRPHEYPNPKEINPLKDRVIMKDS is encoded by the coding sequence ATGAAAAAATGGACTCGTTTATTTCATAAAGAATCTCAACCTGTCAAAAAAGAGAATCCTGTTCCTCCCGCTGTTCAAAAATTTGGAACGGATAAAGATGATGATGAATTTTACCAAGCGATTGAGAATAGACGATCTATTTACGTTTTAAGTAAGGATACGGTTCAGGGAGATTTTGACATCCTCAACCTAATTGAGCTCTCCATCCGATCCATGCCAACGAATGAACATGCTCTTTCTGCACGAATGGTACTTTTGCTCCATGATGAGCATGATGCGTTCTGGCAGTTAACTCAGGAAAGAATGAAAAGCATTATGGACTATGCTGATTTCACCGACACTCAAGCGAAATTAGAAATGTTTGAACATGCTTACGGCACTATTTTGTTTTTTGATGATCAGGAGACATTTTCTACTACCTATACAAAGTCCATTGCCGGACAATACAATGGAATGCTTCAATATTTAATTTGGGTTACCCTTGAAACAAAAGGCTTTGGTGCTTCTTTACAGCACTATAATCCCATGATTAATGAAGCAATCAAAAAACGATGGGATCTACCGAATAATTGGAATCTTGTTGCGCAAATGCCTTTTGGTAGACCTCATGAGTACCCAAACCCAAAAGAAATAAACCCACTTAAAGATCGGGTGATAATGAAAGATTCGTAA
- a CDS encoding YndJ family protein gives MHVYLVYSAFFLLWALFFKPTGIDLGLGFAVIVIVPLTTVLLIETNKDTPYITLITWLQKWLLLFSVAGLASLTVETLWVATLFSIIWLGATVVIACFGFFRLSLQGFRNAEEVLINVGCIYLAIGGGWFVLSAVQATTFLSYSQTIIDLTAIHFHYSAFVLPIASGMLGRWLKHQTVPLNGFAYLAAGILIGPFLVALGIELGPPLEPILVLIYIFFVFWLALIAIRYSFLLRGWLRWFLLLAHAVLFMTMVLSYLYSAGLAWAPQRLTIPDMVRYHGMANAFGYALLVLIVWIVVKPSAKHRPEMPLQPIRGRKYIQDQLFAHLELTPTNALIKEWREYEHEQFHIKNVHPNVLRFHEQTSRYALEATIKWHQPFRWFLPFLLFVTKRLKQLHLPAGKVPMEGNTYALVSNGQEHTTVWVRKHAQTKEPIFTAYYSNWLGSKRYNFIQLPLPFGVLTGLLLPMNDGGDGLYLVGDKTDPLTGVYLSFWKWTWRTPLREVFHLVEKEGTLHAKHAISFFNKEMITIMYVMNEITSPSSRS, from the coding sequence ATGCACGTTTACTTAGTATATAGCGCCTTTTTTCTACTGTGGGCGCTTTTCTTTAAGCCGACTGGTATTGATCTCGGACTGGGATTTGCTGTTATAGTCATTGTTCCGTTAACGACAGTGCTATTGATTGAGACTAATAAAGATACACCGTACATAACACTTATCACATGGCTTCAAAAGTGGCTGTTGCTTTTTTCTGTAGCTGGTTTAGCATCGTTAACGGTTGAAACTCTATGGGTGGCGACCTTGTTTTCAATCATTTGGTTAGGGGCAACGGTGGTTATTGCCTGCTTTGGTTTTTTTCGCTTAAGTTTACAAGGATTTCGAAATGCAGAAGAAGTGCTCATAAACGTTGGGTGTATCTATCTTGCTATCGGTGGTGGTTGGTTTGTTTTATCAGCTGTACAAGCAACTACTTTTCTTTCCTACAGCCAAACGATTATTGATTTAACGGCCATTCATTTTCATTACTCTGCCTTTGTGCTGCCTATTGCTAGCGGCATGCTGGGACGTTGGTTAAAGCATCAAACGGTTCCATTAAACGGATTTGCTTATTTAGCAGCAGGTATACTTATCGGTCCTTTTCTTGTGGCACTTGGAATTGAATTGGGTCCGCCCCTAGAGCCGATTCTTGTGTTAATCTACATTTTTTTTGTGTTTTGGCTTGCTCTTATAGCTATTCGCTATAGCTTTTTACTAAGGGGTTGGTTACGATGGTTTTTGCTTCTAGCGCATGCCGTCTTATTTATGACAATGGTGCTGTCTTATTTGTATAGCGCAGGGCTTGCATGGGCACCTCAGCGATTAACGATTCCTGACATGGTTCGTTATCACGGAATGGCTAATGCATTTGGTTATGCTTTGCTCGTGCTCATTGTCTGGATTGTCGTTAAACCAAGCGCGAAACATAGACCTGAAATGCCACTTCAGCCTATAAGAGGGAGGAAGTACATTCAAGATCAACTGTTTGCTCACTTAGAGCTTACGCCGACAAACGCACTTATAAAAGAGTGGCGTGAATATGAGCACGAGCAGTTTCACATTAAAAACGTACATCCAAACGTTTTACGCTTTCACGAACAGACTAGTCGCTATGCGCTAGAAGCGACTATCAAATGGCATCAGCCATTTCGATGGTTTCTGCCCTTCCTATTGTTTGTAACAAAGCGATTAAAACAACTTCATCTTCCAGCTGGCAAGGTACCAATGGAGGGAAATACGTATGCGCTAGTATCAAATGGGCAAGAGCATACAACGGTCTGGGTTCGCAAGCATGCACAAACAAAAGAACCGATTTTTACGGCCTACTATTCAAACTGGCTTGGAAGCAAACGATACAACTTTATTCAGTTACCCTTGCCATTCGGCGTTTTAACAGGTTTATTATTACCAATGAATGATGGAGGGGATGGCCTTTACTTAGTGGGAGATAAAACGGACCCGCTAACAGGTGTCTATCTATCTTTTTGGAAGTGGACTTGGAGAACACCGCTCCGAGAAGTTTTTCATTTAGTAGAAAAGGAAGGCACTCTTCATGCGAAGCACGCCATTTCCTTTTTTAATAAAGAGATGATTACGATTATGTACGTGATGAATGAAATCACGTCACCATCATCTCGCTCTTAG
- a CDS encoding GNAT family N-acetyltransferase, which yields MIRKAVKQDLVKIEEMAIRATKKMNAEGSDQWDKHYPTIQHFTKDLDLGSLFVYEQDGVVVGSITIDQSFAPEYTSTSLQWSEQQRHAGTFHRLLVDPSARKAGIAAALIDFAEKHSHKKGLTAMQVDTYSLNEKAQQLFEKYGYEKVGTLQFPGKEAIFFGFEKQLT from the coding sequence ATGATTCGTAAGGCAGTTAAGCAAGATTTAGTTAAAATAGAGGAAATGGCTATTCGAGCAACCAAGAAGATGAATGCTGAAGGAAGTGACCAGTGGGACAAGCACTACCCTACTATTCAACATTTTACAAAGGATCTCGATTTAGGTTCATTATTTGTGTACGAACAAGACGGAGTAGTCGTCGGTTCTATTACAATCGACCAATCATTTGCACCTGAATATACAAGTACCTCTTTACAATGGTCTGAACAACAGCGGCACGCAGGAACGTTTCATCGCCTTTTAGTAGACCCTAGTGCGAGAAAAGCCGGTATTGCCGCGGCACTTATCGATTTTGCAGAAAAACATTCTCACAAAAAAGGCTTAACAGCCATGCAAGTGGACACGTACTCGTTAAACGAAAAAGCCCAACAGCTTTTTGAGAAATATGGCTACGAAAAAGTTGGCACGCTTCAGTTTCCTGGGAAAGAAGCCATCTTTTTTGGCTTTGAAAAACAGCTCACATAA
- a CDS encoding L-2-amino-thiazoline-4-carboxylic acid hydrolase has protein sequence MTLRNDVPDVPVTMDIIISKLYASLVKSVYEQFGDEGVNKVEQGVQALLDEQLNDLNKRSSHSYKQLDERARYSIPHLANASEVKETHRAYEQIQKEAGIEPFTIYAMMAKLFAHIAKAVVDRFDEDGRQAIREGVRHFGEARGQDIARRAAAKGLPNTAENYLTNYDMGRSDLFEFETTYHPKEIEQTFTVCAFGDQWKKDGTGEHGILYCQMIDPSIAKGYNRNFDVLHDRYVLKEGDCHFRFQMKEDESN, from the coding sequence TTGACCTTGAGAAACGATGTACCTGATGTTCCAGTAACAATGGACATTATCATTTCAAAGTTATATGCTTCACTCGTGAAGTCTGTCTACGAACAATTTGGAGATGAAGGAGTAAACAAAGTCGAGCAAGGGGTACAAGCTTTGCTTGATGAGCAGTTAAACGATTTAAACAAACGTTCGTCTCATTCCTATAAGCAGCTAGACGAACGTGCACGCTATTCCATCCCACATTTAGCTAATGCTTCGGAAGTGAAAGAAACTCACCGTGCATATGAACAGATTCAAAAAGAGGCAGGAATTGAACCCTTTACGATTTACGCTATGATGGCAAAGCTCTTTGCGCATATTGCGAAAGCGGTTGTTGATCGTTTTGACGAAGATGGCAGACAAGCCATTAGAGAAGGGGTTCGTCATTTCGGTGAAGCCCGTGGGCAAGACATTGCCAGACGAGCAGCGGCAAAAGGATTGCCTAACACAGCTGAAAACTATTTAACCAATTATGATATGGGTCGTAGTGACCTGTTTGAGTTTGAAACCACATACCATCCAAAAGAAATCGAGCAAACCTTTACTGTTTGCGCATTCGGTGATCAATGGAAAAAAGATGGAACCGGTGAGCACGGGATTCTCTACTGTCAAATGATAGATCCTTCTATTGCAAAAGGTTACAACCGGAATTTCGATGTTCTTCATGATCGCTATGTGTTAAAAGAAGGCGACTGTCATTTTCGCTTCCAGATGAAAGAGGATGAATCGAATTAA
- a CDS encoding AraC family transcriptional regulator encodes MREQGLKGSYGFRFQEHPYPFQVNLWNIGWEVVRSPTYSWNGQTRIDREKIVFQYTLSGHGALAYEDQTFTLGKGQAFFVSIPSDHHYFYPKEATTDWEFIYITLEGKEALSMHDHIVEKYGPILVIEKEAEPIRLLLRLLSETASGEITNSYIGSQRAYEFLMTLFHFLAVPPKKKLKEPITQAITYMKDHMSDQFDLATVAHHVGLSKYYFIKQFKRELNITPMHYVSILRIKKAAYLLSKTDLTVAEVAHQVGIDDANYFTKLFKKTVGVSASKFRKNEDVHLIDYIITEWE; translated from the coding sequence ATGAGAGAACAAGGGCTTAAAGGTTCATATGGATTTCGCTTCCAAGAACATCCGTATCCATTTCAAGTGAATCTTTGGAACATTGGCTGGGAAGTTGTCCGTAGCCCTACTTATTCATGGAACGGGCAGACTCGAATTGATAGAGAAAAAATTGTGTTTCAATACACGCTATCCGGACATGGCGCCTTAGCCTATGAAGATCAGACATTTACGTTAGGAAAGGGGCAGGCTTTTTTTGTCTCCATTCCAAGTGATCACCATTATTTCTATCCAAAAGAGGCTACGACCGATTGGGAATTTATTTATATTACATTAGAAGGAAAAGAAGCTTTATCCATGCACGATCATATTGTAGAGAAGTATGGACCAATTCTTGTTATTGAAAAAGAGGCAGAACCAATCCGTTTGCTTTTACGCTTATTATCGGAAACAGCATCGGGAGAGATTACAAACTCCTATATTGGCTCGCAGCGAGCATATGAATTTCTGATGACGCTGTTTCACTTTCTTGCGGTTCCGCCGAAGAAAAAGCTAAAAGAACCGATTACACAGGCGATTACCTATATGAAAGACCATATGAGTGACCAGTTTGATTTGGCAACGGTTGCTCATCACGTGGGTCTGTCTAAATACTATTTTATTAAACAATTTAAACGTGAATTGAACATTACACCCATGCACTATGTTTCGATTCTACGTATTAAGAAAGCCGCCTATTTACTTTCTAAAACCGATTTAACTGTGGCGGAGGTTGCTCATCAAGTCGGTATTGATGATGCGAATTATTTTACGAAACTCTTTAAAAAGACGGTCGGTGTGTCGGCTAGTAAATTTCGTAAGAATGAAGATGTTCATCTTATTGACTACATTATAACGGAGTGGGAATGA
- a CDS encoding MarR family winged helix-turn-helix transcriptional regulator yields MKETDQDSLKLFTVLSRTMQTVKSHVETDIRKHGFNPTEFAVLELLYSKGDQTVQKIGQKVLIASSSITYVVDKLEKKAMIVRKPSPTDRRVTYVSITQKGINWMDAVFPQHAQALSSIFSPLNEQEKKAMITYLKRVGLQENRISD; encoded by the coding sequence ATGAAAGAAACAGATCAAGACTCATTAAAACTATTTACTGTATTATCAAGAACTATGCAAACCGTTAAGTCCCACGTTGAGACAGATATACGCAAACACGGGTTTAACCCTACAGAATTTGCAGTCCTTGAATTGCTTTATTCAAAAGGTGATCAAACTGTGCAAAAAATTGGTCAAAAAGTGCTTATCGCTAGTAGCAGCATCACCTATGTAGTTGATAAACTCGAAAAAAAAGCAATGATTGTTCGAAAACCTAGTCCAACTGACCGCCGCGTCACTTATGTGTCTATTACACAAAAAGGGATAAATTGGATGGATGCTGTCTTTCCTCAACACGCTCAAGCACTTAGTTCCATTTTCTCCCCACTAAATGAACAAGAAAAAAAAGCAATGATTACGTATTTAAAACGAGTCGGTTTGCAAGAAAACCGCATTTCAGACTAG
- a CDS encoding carbohydrate ABC transporter permease has translation MHHRSRSYKLFSLCNNIFLLVLGILCILPLIHILAVSFSASAPANANLVRFFPIDFTFAAWEQTLGNENFLRALWNGVFRTVLGTLISLTVVTLAAYALSKEDHEFRGRKWYVYTLIFIMLFNGGLIPTYILIQNLGMINTIWALVLPGAVNVFNMILLLNFFRTGVPKSLEEAALIDGAGHFKILFRIYLPISLPALATVGLFTMVGQWNSWFDGLIYLTDSSKYPLSTFLQTIIVQNDYSQMNVNPDEVRALSERTVRSAQIFIGALPIILVYPFLQKYFVKGIVLGSVKE, from the coding sequence ATGCATCATCGAAGTCGTTCTTATAAACTGTTTTCACTATGTAACAATATCTTTCTTCTTGTCCTCGGTATTCTTTGTATCTTGCCGCTTATTCATATTTTAGCAGTATCGTTTAGCGCTTCAGCGCCGGCAAATGCGAATTTGGTTCGCTTTTTTCCGATTGACTTTACGTTTGCTGCTTGGGAGCAAACCCTTGGAAATGAAAATTTCCTAAGAGCGCTTTGGAACGGTGTTTTTCGAACGGTTCTTGGGACGTTGATTAGTTTAACTGTTGTGACACTTGCGGCCTATGCACTGTCAAAAGAAGATCATGAGTTCCGAGGTAGAAAATGGTATGTATATACACTGATCTTTATTATGCTATTTAACGGAGGATTAATTCCAACGTATATTTTAATTCAAAACCTCGGAATGATTAATACGATTTGGGCACTTGTTCTACCAGGAGCAGTAAATGTTTTTAATATGATTTTACTGTTAAATTTCTTTCGAACAGGAGTGCCTAAATCGTTAGAAGAAGCCGCTTTAATAGACGGTGCCGGTCATTTTAAGATCCTTTTTCGCATTTATTTACCGATTTCATTACCGGCACTTGCGACGGTAGGTCTGTTTACAATGGTAGGACAATGGAATTCATGGTTCGATGGGCTTATTTATTTAACCGACTCGTCGAAATATCCATTATCGACGTTTTTACAAACGATAATTGTACAAAATGATTATTCACAAATGAATGTAAATCCTGATGAAGTCCGGGCTCTATCAGAACGGACGGTTCGCTCTGCTCAAATTTTTATTGGTGCATTACCAATTATTCTCGTTTACCCATTTCTTCAAAAGTATTTTGTAAAAGGAATCGTGCTAGGTTCTGTTAAGGAATAA
- the fni gene encoding type 2 isopentenyl-diphosphate Delta-isomerase, which yields MSREQRKHDHIHQAIQQHQTRSPFEDIQFIHQTLATSSFHHCQLETTFLHKPISLPLLINAMTGGGGKQTARINQQLAEVAQHFSIPMAVGSQMAAIKDQEQVHTYRIIRDAAPDIVCLANLGAEATPSDALRAIDMIEADGLQIHFNHIQELAMPEGDRDFSKRLRNLEAIVAKSPVPIIAKEVGFGMTKEAVKRLYEAGVYAVDVSGTGGTNFSQIENARRQLSLDFFNSWGVPTPIALVEAHSLALPLTLIASGGITSSIDTAKALSLGASLVGMSGFFIKTLQNDGIDAVIASIERMQEELCYMMTALNVHTVEELKNVPLILKGETHHWLNERGIETKAYASRY from the coding sequence TTGTCTAGAGAACAACGTAAACATGACCATATTCATCAAGCCATTCAGCAGCACCAAACGCGCTCCCCTTTTGAGGACATTCAATTTATCCATCAAACGCTCGCTACCTCGTCCTTTCATCACTGCCAGCTTGAAACCACTTTTCTTCATAAACCCATATCGTTGCCATTGCTCATAAACGCAATGACAGGTGGTGGAGGCAAGCAAACAGCACGTATTAATCAGCAGCTTGCAGAAGTGGCGCAACACTTTTCCATTCCAATGGCCGTTGGATCGCAAATGGCAGCGATCAAAGATCAAGAGCAAGTACATACGTATCGAATTATTCGCGATGCAGCACCAGACATCGTTTGCTTAGCTAATTTAGGGGCAGAAGCAACACCGTCTGACGCCTTGCGTGCCATTGATATGATTGAAGCGGATGGTCTTCAAATTCATTTTAATCATATCCAAGAGCTAGCTATGCCTGAAGGTGATCGGGATTTTTCTAAGCGTCTACGCAATTTGGAAGCGATTGTGGCGAAAAGTCCTGTACCGATTATTGCGAAAGAAGTCGGTTTTGGCATGACGAAAGAAGCAGTTAAACGTCTCTATGAAGCTGGTGTCTATGCTGTTGATGTGAGCGGCACAGGCGGAACGAATTTTTCACAAATTGAAAATGCGCGTCGGCAACTTTCATTAGACTTTTTTAATTCGTGGGGCGTTCCTACACCAATTGCATTAGTTGAAGCCCACTCATTAGCACTTCCACTCACATTGATTGCTTCTGGGGGTATAACATCGAGTATAGATACAGCCAAAGCGCTCTCGTTAGGCGCTTCCTTAGTAGGTATGTCCGGTTTTTTCATTAAGACATTGCAGAATGATGGCATCGATGCCGTTATCGCTTCTATTGAGCGCATGCAGGAAGAGCTATGCTATATGATGACTGCCTTAAATGTCCACACTGTAGAGGAACTTAAAAACGTCCCCCTTATTCTAAAAGGAGAGACGCATCATTGGTTGAATGAAAGAGGCATTGAAACGAAAGCCTATGCTTCGCGTTACTAA
- a CDS encoding alpha-glucosidase/alpha-galactosidase: MKKLTFIGAGSTIFAKNVLGDCMHVESLQGFEFALFDINPDRLQESYSLLTQLKDNLKSTVTIKKYDNRKEALRGASYIINAIQVGGYKPSTVIDFDIPKKYGLRQTIGDTIGIGGLFRSLRTIPVMLDIAKDIEEVAPDAWFLNYTNPMAALTGTLSRFTNVKNVGLCHSVQVCTRDLFKHLDMDHSGIQEKIAGINHVAWLLEVTRDGVDLYPEIKRRAKEKSKEKHHDMVRFELMQRFGYYLTESSEHNAEYHPYFIKSAYPELIDRFNIPLDEYPRRCVNQIEGWEKMKQSLMNDGDITHNRSIEYGSRIIEAMETGEAFLFGGNVLNKGGLISNLPTNACVEVQCIADRSGVTPTFVGDLPEQLAAINRTNINTQLLTIEAAITKKKDHIYHAAMLDPHTSAELSIDDIVALCDDLIEAHGEYLPDYS; encoded by the coding sequence ATGAAGAAACTAACATTTATTGGTGCAGGTAGTACCATCTTCGCAAAAAATGTTCTTGGAGACTGTATGCATGTTGAATCTTTACAAGGGTTTGAATTTGCGTTATTTGATATTAACCCAGATCGCTTGCAAGAATCCTATTCTCTTCTCACTCAATTAAAAGATAATCTAAAGTCTACCGTAACCATTAAAAAATACGACAACCGCAAAGAAGCCTTACGCGGTGCAAGTTATATTATTAACGCTATTCAAGTCGGTGGTTATAAGCCTAGTACCGTTATCGACTTTGACATCCCTAAGAAATACGGGCTTCGGCAAACCATTGGTGACACAATTGGAATCGGTGGTTTATTCCGTTCTTTAAGAACGATTCCGGTCATGCTTGATATTGCAAAAGATATTGAGGAAGTCGCACCTGACGCTTGGTTTCTTAATTATACCAACCCTATGGCTGCGCTTACTGGAACGTTGTCACGCTTTACAAATGTTAAAAATGTTGGGCTATGCCACAGCGTTCAAGTGTGTACACGCGACTTATTTAAGCATTTAGACATGGACCATTCCGGAATTCAGGAAAAAATCGCCGGTATTAATCACGTTGCTTGGTTACTTGAAGTAACAAGAGACGGCGTCGATCTTTATCCGGAAATTAAAAGACGGGCAAAAGAAAAAAGTAAGGAAAAACATCACGATATGGTTCGCTTTGAACTGATGCAACGTTTTGGCTATTACTTAACGGAATCATCAGAACACAATGCCGAATACCACCCATACTTTATAAAATCAGCTTATCCAGAGCTCATTGATCGCTTTAACATTCCGCTAGACGAGTACCCAAGACGTTGTGTGAACCAAATCGAAGGCTGGGAGAAGATGAAGCAGTCGTTGATGAATGACGGGGATATTACACATAATCGTTCTATTGAATATGGCTCACGAATTATTGAGGCAATGGAAACAGGTGAAGCATTCCTATTTGGTGGCAATGTTCTAAATAAAGGCGGCCTCATTTCAAACTTGCCGACAAACGCTTGTGTAGAAGTTCAATGCATAGCCGATCGCTCAGGGGTAACACCGACTTTTGTTGGTGATTTACCAGAGCAACTTGCGGCCATTAACCGCACGAACATTAATACACAGTTACTTACTATTGAAGCAGCGATCACCAAAAAGAAAGACCACATTTATCATGCGGCAATGCTCGACCCGCACACATCAGCAGAATTATCAATTGATGATATCGTAGCGCTTTGTGATGATTTAATTGAAGCACATGGAGAATATCTCCCAGATTATTCATAA